One window of the Colletotrichum lupini chromosome 9, complete sequence genome contains the following:
- a CDS encoding beta-glucosidase: MLWTSLLLLLGAQLSLTSQLHHRSSNNGTRDRSTALALANTLISHLTLEEKVSMITGNSSAGNCIGVIAPIPRLGFKGICMLDGPSAVNRADLVSVFPSGITAAATWDREMIYRRGVAIAEEFKGKGGHVILGPSTGPMGRAALGGRNWEGFGPDPYLAGITIENTITGMQSAGVQTCSKHYIANEQETQRSNTTVNGTVIEAISSNVDDRTVHELYLWPFANAIRAGTTSIMCSYNRFNQTYACENTHLLKELLRDELGFQGYTVSDWFATHSTADSINNGLDLEMPGAVPGNYPGAATFFGDKVLEAVADGTVQESRIDEMVRNILTPYYLLGQDAESYPSPDPSLRFVTVFQEVGLQVAKDAGFIPDGFVFTHGRDVRGDHAKLIREMGSAGTVLLKNSNQTLPLSKPKIIGVFGNDAGEMTNGFLRPSEVPEDTNTGTMIIGGGSGTGRPSYVISPLAAVRAKAAEYGAEVLYVTNNDVLAANDFRGVYPPPEICLVFQQTFASESFDRTSFELDGNSTAVINNVADFCATTVVVTHSGGVNTMPWANHTKIGAILAAHYPGQESGNSIVDLLWGDVAPSGRLPYSVPRNEEDAGPAIVNLTQPVVDPLAWQADFSEGQMIDYRHYDALGIEPLYEFGFGLTYTTFAVIDNQVGVSFIAGNSSIAARPDTAIPVQPGGHPQLWEDLISVKVSISNIGHVTAFSIPQLYVSFPSFSPEGTPKKVLRGFEKIQIEAGGSAEVEFRLMRRDVSLWNTSDKVWVIPEGDFTFRVGFSSRDLPAEKAFSVLV, from the exons ATGCTGTGGAcatccctcctcctcctcctcggagCCCAGCTCAGCCTCACCAGCCAACTTCACCACCGATCCTCCAATAATG GCACACGAGACAGATCCACAGCCCTCGCCCTGGCAAACACTCTCATATCCCACCTCACCCTCGAAGAAAAAGTCTCCATGATCACGGGAAACTCCTCCGCGGGCAACTGCATCGGCGTCATCGCGCCCATCCCCCGCCTCGGCTTCAAGGGGATCTGCATGCTCGACGGCCCCAGCGCCGTCAACCGCGCCGACCTCGTCAGCGTTTTCCCTTCGGGGATCACTGCGGCCGCAACGTGGGACCGTGAGATGATTTATCGCCGGGGAGTTGCGATTGCGGAGGAGTTCaaggggaagggggggcATGTGATTCTCGG TCCTTCCACAGGCCCAATGGGTCGCGCAGCCCTAGGCGGCCGCAACTGGGAAGGCTTCGGCCCGGACCCGTACCTAGCAGGCATCACCATCGAGAACACAATCACCGGCATGCAATCCGCCGGCGTCCAGACCTGCTCAAAGCACTACATCGCCAACGAGCAAGAGACGCAGCGCTCCAACACGACGGTGAACGGCACGGTCATCGAGGCCATCTCGTCCAACGTCGACGACAGGACCGTCCACGAGCTCTACCTCTGGCCCTTCGCCAACGCCATCAGGGCCGGCACGACGTCCATCATGTGCTCGTATAACCGCTTCAACCAGACGTACGCGTGCGAGAACACTCACCTGCTGAAAGAACTGTTGCGAGATGAGCTTGGGTTTCAGGGGTATACTGTGTCGGATTGGTTCGCGACGCATTCTACCGCGGACTCTATCAACAACGGTCTGGATCTTGAGATGCCGGGCGCTGTGCCGGGGAACTACCCCGGCGCCGCCACCTTCTTCGGCGACAAGGTCCTCGAGGCTGTGGCTGACGGCACCGTCCAAGAATCCCGCATCGACGAGATGGTCCGCAACATCCTGACGCCGTATTACCTCCTAGGCCAAGACGCAGAGTCCTACCCCTCACCCGACCCATCTCTCCGCTTCGTGACGGTCTTCCAAGAAGTCGGGCTGCAAGTCGCCAAAGACGCGGGCTTCATCCCCGACGGCTTCGTCTTCACCCACGGCCGCGACGTCCGCGGCGACCATGCGAAGCTCATCCGTGAAATGGGCTCCGCCGGCACAGTCCTCCTGAAGAATTCGAACCAGACCCTCCCCCTGTCAAAGCCCAAGATCATCGGCGTCTTCGGCAACGACGCAGGCGAGATGACAAACGGCTTCCTCCGCCCCTCCGAGGTCCCCGAGGACACGAACACAGGCACAATGATCATCGGCGGAGGGTCCGGCACAGGACGCCCCTCCTACGTGATCTCCCCTCTCGCCGCCGTCCGCGCCAAAGCGGCAGAGTACGGCGCGGAAGTCCTCTACGTGACCAACAACGACGTCCTCGCGGCCAATGATTTCCGTGGTGTATACCCCCCGCCCGAAATCTGTCTCGTGTTCCAGCAGACGTTCGCCAGCGAGAGTTTCGATCGCACGTCGTTTGAGCTCGACGGGAACTCGACGGCTGTGATCAACAACGTGGCTGATTTCTGCGCGACGACGGTAGTGGTAACGCACTCGGGCGGTGTAAATACCATGCCCTGGGCAAACCATACCAAGATTGGCGCAATCCTAGCGGCGCATTACCCAGGCCAGGAGAGCGGTAACTCCATCGTCGACCTACTTTGGGGCGACGTCGCGCCTTCCGGCAGGCTGCCGTACTCCGTCCCACGCAACGAGGAGGACGCTGGCCCCGCGATTGTGAATCTTACGCAGCCTGTCGTTGACCCGCTTGCGTGGCAGGCTGATTTCAGCGAGGGCCAGATGATTGACTACCGCCACTACGACGCGCTTGGAATTGAGCCGTTGTACGAATTTGGTTTCGGGCTGACGTACACGACGTTCGCCGTGATCGACAACCAGGTCGGCGTGAGCTTCATCGCAGGAAACTCGTCCATCGCTGCTCGCCCGGACACGGCTATCCCGGTTCAACCTGGCGGGCATCCGCAGCTGTGGGAGGATCTCATCAGCGTCAAGGTGTCGATTTCGAACATAGGCCATGTGACTGCATTTTCTATCCCGCAGCTTTACGTCTCCTTCCCGTCGTTTTCTCCCGAGGGCACGCCGAAGAAGGTCCTGAGAGGCTTTGAAAAGATCCAGATCGAGGCGGGTGGCTCGGCTGAAGTGGAGTTCCGGCTGATGAGGCGGGATGTGAGTTTATGGAATACATCGGACAAGGTGTGGGTGATTCCGGAGGGCGATTTCACGTTCCGGGTCGGCTTCAGCTCAAGGGACCTGCCGGCGGAGAAGGCCTTCTCGGTGCTGGTGTGA